The Plasmodium malariae genome assembly, contig: PmUG01_00_28, whole genome shotgun sequence genome has a window encoding:
- the PmUG01_00054100 gene encoding fam-m protein codes for MEHKIKLFLFIKIYAFIGLTWICDLSNNGKFNKYFYDNYNNDRKLGIRKYRLLAKYKLDKDSNIAHLKGDSLNNERCKKNYVSSSEKWANENNKKINRNLLNKAQYYTEVVDYDSGMFDGKHFHFEKKWIKKKNYDNLVERNRRICDKALKKIKFRSYGFGVAQFFIFFLFGVGLSILPTFAFWGSIKNNIESIPLIGELYKSIEQLKEIEQFYIYLALFSVIMITLSVMLITGLYKILRNNEKYNKIKLMTK; via the exons ATGgaacataaaattaagttattcttatttattaaaatatatgctttCATAGGTTTAACTTGGATATGTGATCTTAGCAATaac GGAAAGTTTAACAAATATTTCTATGACAACTACAATAATGATAGAAAATTAGGTATAAGAAAATATCGATtattagcaaaatataaactaGATAAGGATTCAAATATTGCGCATTTAAAAGGGGATTCACTAAATAATGAAAggtgcaaaaaaaattatgtatctAGTAGTGAGAAATGGGCCAAcgaaaataacaaaaaaattaatagaaatttattaaataaggcGCAATATTATACAGAAGTTGTGGATTATGATAGTGGAATGTTCGATGGAaaacatttccattttgaaaaaaaatggataaaaaagaaaaattatgataatttagTTGAACGAAATAGAAGAATTTGTGACaaagctttaaaaaaaataaaatttagaagtTACGGTTTTGGAGTTgctcaattttttatttttttcttatttggTGTGGGATTATCAATATTACCAACATTCGCATTTTGGGGTAgtataaagaataatattgAAAGTATCCCATTAATTGGTGAATTGTATAAATCTATAGAACAGTTGAAGGAGATTgaacaattttatatttacttagcATTATTTAGCGTAATTATGATTACGTTATCAGTTATGCTTATTACTGGATTGTATAAGAtcttaagaaataatgaaaaatataacaaaattaaattaatgacTAAGTAA